Genomic DNA from Caldicellulosiruptor hydrothermalis 108:
GTGGACCTTGTCTTTGATTTGTAAACACTGCTTCATTTCCAATAACAACTCCGAATTCATTAACTCCCATTTCAGCGCCCCATATCCAAGATGGCTTAAATAAAAAACAATCATATGTAACTTCTGCCTGCTCCACTTCAATATATGTACATTTGACCTTTTCTCCTTTTTTATGTTCCTTTCTGGGGACTCTTATAACTATATGAGGCTCATTTTTCTCTCTGTCACTGTTTTTGCCAAATAATACACAGTTATTCAGCGTTGAATTTTTCAAGGCAACAATAGTATCGCACATAAAATAAACCTCCTTGTGATTTTAATTATTATTAGCCTTTTGCAAAAACGCTCAAGATGAGCGTTATCAAGCTTTACATAGAATCAAAAAAGACTGGTCACCCTCCTCATAATTGTAGTAAAATATGATTATATAAAACAAATTTTCTACTATGAGGAGGGTTCCAAAATGTTCAACACCAAACCTAAACAACTTTCTTTCATAGACCTATTCTCCCACCTAAAGGCTTCGGCTCTCTACAAGCCTGAAAGCCTCTTGGGCTTGTTCAATAAATTCATTGACTTGTCACATTATATACCTTCTTCTTTCTACAATGCCTACTACAAATATTTCGGTAAGCATAGATACTTCTCTTTAGAATCTATGCTTTGTTGCTTCCTCGTCCAAAAATTGCTCAAACTCAATACTTTAACTCAGCTTCGTGCTGTCTTACTCAACTCATTCGAACTTCGCTCATTTTGTAATCTTCATGGCAATGTCCCTTCTATCTCTACTCTTTCTCGCTTTAGAAAAATATTTGCAAGTGAAATCCATAAACTTTTTCAAAATATCTCTATCCATGCACATAATATTTCCATCCAACAATGCCCTCAAGATTCTTCAATCTTAATCTTCGACACAACAGGTATTGTCCCAAAGGTTCGTGAAAACAATCCTAAATTCATTCATCTACTGCTGAAAAATACCTCAAAAGCTAACCCTGAACTTCCCTCTGAAAAAGTCTACTCTCTCGTTTATTCTTCTTTGCCTAAAACTGCTAACGCTAATTCTAACATCCGTCTTATGTTTGTAAATGGCCATTTCTGCTGGGCTTTAAAATTTGCTGTCATTACAAACGCTATCGGTATCCCTTTAGCTTTAGTACCTCTGTTTAACTATGATTCCCCTTCCTCTGACCCACAAGAAGCAAAAGCTATCTCCGACTCTAAAGGTTTAATTCCTTCGCTCGAAACCTTATTCTCCTACATCCCCAAAAATTTCTCCACTTTCATCGCCGACAGTGCTTTGGATTCCCACAACATATACTCCACTTTAAAAAATACATTTAACTTCTCCAAAATCGTCATTCCACTAAATACAAGAGCTTCTAAAAATACTACACCTACTTTAGACCCCAATATCGTTATTTCTGAAGATGGTATCCCTATCTGCAAAAAGTTCAACAAACCTTTTAAACCCGAAGGCAAATGTCAGGGTAAAAATCGCTCTTTGCGCCTTAAATGGACTTGCCCTATGTCACAATACAAAGATGGCAAACGCATCTGCTCTTGCCCTCAGCCTTGTACTACCTCTAAATCGGGTAGAATGTTCTATACATACCCAGATAACTTTCGCTCTTTCCCAGGTATCAACAGAAATTCACAAGAGTTTTTTGACCTCTACAAAAAACGTGTCGCTGTAGAGCAGACTATTTACCACCTGAAATCCTACATGGGCTCTGATACTATCTCTACTTATGACCATATTTCTATTTTCTCTGATTTCTTGCTATCTGCCATTACTTTCTCGCTCTTGTTTATTCTCGCTCACAATATCAAACTCTATTGCTCTAAATTGACTATCAAAAAACTTAACAAGCTCAAAAAACTTATCGCTTAATACTACTATTTTTTAAATCTATTTCTTACAAAAAATTTCTGGTTTTGTTTTTACTTAACCTTCTAAAACAAGGAGTTAAGAAGGCTTAGGATATTATTGTCTTTTTTGAAGTTGTTAATTTTTGTCATATGTTTGTTGCTGATTATTTTTGTTGGTATTGATAATATTTGATTTTCACTTCTCTTTTCTTTTTGTATCTTGATTGTATTTCATGTTAGTATTGGTGCCTTTTACCTTCAATCACCACCTATTTTGCAAACGCCTAATTTTAATTATTATACCTCAAAGACAATTCTATTCTAACATCCTAATATTATTTGACTGAAGCTTTTAGAGGAATACGAAATTGAATATGTCCAGCTTGTAGAAAGAGTCAAACAAGGATGTACAGGTAGTATGGATAAATTTGAATTAAATGTTGCAAAGTTAGTTGACAAAAAAATACAAAAAAATTGTAAAAGAAAAACAAGAAAAATAAAAACACTAAAGCTAAAATAGCTGAAAATATGATACTGGCAGAGATAGAGAACACTTTGTTTATGGTCCTGTGCCAACAGAGGTTATCTTCCAAAGACCTGATTCGTCTTTCTTTAAATAGAAAAATCGAAGTTCCATACCTGTTACTCGGTCAGTAAAGCCTTCGACAACGTATTGCTGACCATAAAATTTGTCAATATATTTACCGCGGATAATTTTCACATTAGACAGTGCCCATGGACCTTTGTGAAGAACAATATAAAAACGAATAGCACCTTCAGGTGTTTTGTGAAATTCTTTAGAAGTAATGACTATAGCTACTGAAAAAATAACTACCAAAAGAATCAAGATAGCAGCCAAAAGGATTTTCTTCTTCTTCTTCATATTTCCACCTCATACCTTTACATTAAACTCCTGCTATAATTATATCACAAAAATTTTCGAAGAAGGAGCAAAATTGCCAAGTATTAAAAGTATTGTATTTATCATTTCTTCTTTTAACTCTTTCGGGTAAGTGTAGATATTTTGTGATTCTTCATAAGGAAAAGAGGTAATTTCGTTTGCAAATACTTTTTTCATTCTCTTAAGATAGTCTTTTGGAATTCTAAACACTCCAACTGAAATATCTACAATCTTATCAGGGTTCAACTCTCCGAAAACCTGTCTTAAGAACTTTTCATAAATTGATTTCCAGTCTTCAATATATAAAATTGGGTCAAAACAAAGCCTTACTTTCCAGCCATTTTCTGTAGCTTTTTTAATTGCAGAAAGTCGTGAAGATAAAGAAGGTGTGCCATGTTCAAACTTTTCTATAATTTCTTGAGGAGACAGTGTCCATGCTAAAATTACATTATCTTGAGGTTTCAAGTTTTCTAAAGCTTGGAAGTTGGTACTTTTTGTTCTGATTTCAATTGTCAAATTTTGCTTTGAAGCTGCGTATTCAATCCATGCAGAAGAAAATGGGACAATTTTTTCAAGTGCTAAAAGGTCTGTTTCGTATGATACAGAAAGATACAGCGGCTTATTTTTCAAAACAGCATCAATCTCTTTGAAGTAGTCTTCGATGTTCACAAATGCTACTATATTTGCAGAGGAGTACATTCCTTTTAAAAAGCAATATTCACAGCTGCAAATACAGTTCAAAATGTTGCTTGTATAAAAAAAGTTACTATATCCAAAATTGTGGCAAATTGAGGGGCCGGGATAGAGAAACTCTCCCCATTTTTTTGCAAGTATTAGTTTTTTGCTCTTTTCCTGAAGAGAGTAATTTTGCCTTGCTCTGCAGAAAACCTCTTTGTAGTTATCTATTTTAACTATTTGAGATCTTCGCAGGTTCTCTAAAATCTTTATTGTAACAGGATGAGAAAGAACAGCTTTTTCGACATAAACATGAGAAAAATTCTTAGCTAAGAAGGATTTTTCTGAGCTTGTCAAAGTAGTTTTTGCCCTCCTTTTTAGAGTTTATTTGAACTTCAAAAAATTCAAAGATAAAATCAGGTAGTTTTTTATGCCTTATTATATAGTCTTTTAACAAACTTTCAAGCTCATTGGTCATATAAGTTGTAAGATGTAAACTGTTTTTTAGTTTATTTACAAGTAGAGGTATATTATCGATTTCAGGCGTATTGTTGCAAAATTCAAAATTTAATTTTAATAGGGAATTTATCAGACTTTCTATATGAGGAATACTTTGTTTTATCAGATTTTCAATCTCAGCAAGATTTATCTTTTCAAAGTCCAAAAAGTCATAAACAATCTTGATGCAGTGTACATTGTGCAGGGGCAAAAAGATAGAAGCTGCTTCGAAAAATCCTGCCCCTTCCATGTCAACTGTATCCCCTTCAATTTCAAGTGGTAAGCTGTCTTTTTTCACAGGATGCATAAAACTTTCGAGTGATGCTTCTTTCATGCTATGCTGAATCAAAATATCTGGGTAGAATGCCTTTTTTGAGTGGTGATTTATTATTTTGTTGCAAAGAATAACATCACCTTTTGAAAAAGCATTTTCCACAGCTCCGCAAATCCCAATGTTCAGGGCTATATCTTTACTACCTGCTCCAAACTTTGTCAAGGCAAATGTTGTTGCAATACTGCTCTTTACAATTCCTTCCTTGCTTTCTATAAGAAGAATATCATTGCCAGAAAAAATCTGAAATTTTGAAGGTTCATATAATTTTTTCAGGCCAAAATGTTCTATCAGAGCCTTTGCTTCTGCATGGAAAGCAGTGACAATATATATCATTAAAAGCTCGCTCCTTCAGTTGCTGTTTGCAGCTTTCAGATTCCAATTTTGATTATAACACATATCAAAATTCTCTAATATTCTTTGAAGACAGTTAACCAAAAACTTTTGATTTCATTAAATTTAAAAATATAAAGTGGTTTTCACAGACTTAAAAAGTGCTATAATAAAAGTAGCCCTTGGCAGTAGCCTTTTCGTTTTGTGTCCTCTGAAGTAGGGGACGAAGCCTTTTCGTTCGACTGCCGGGGGTGTTTTCTTGCCTGTGGATGTTTTCTACATCTTTTATGCACTCTGTATTTAAATGTATACAATTTTATTAGAAATATGGATAGCTTGCAAGAGATTAAGAAGAGTATATGAAAGAGGAGATGAGATTATGGATTTTCTTGTATGCAAGATACCAGAGGAGATCGAGAGAGAAGAAAAGCTTGGCAATTTTTGCTTGGCTTTGAGATTAATAGACAGGTGGCTGGCTGATGAAAGAATCACTGAGGTACAAAGAAAACGTCTAATGTACGAGAAGAATAGAATAAACAGAATACTCGAAAGTTATCCTTTTTATGAAGAAACTGCTTTAAAGAAAGCAATGGAGCTGATTGATTCTTTTTCTCGAGAGGAATTTTATCACCTTTTGTCAGAAGGGTATCTTGATTACATAGTAATTGAAGGAAAAAGAAGATTCGAAGAACGCTTTGTTCACAATATAGCTTTTGCTCTTCCATCATACAGAGAAAGACTCAAGAAAGATCCTGTTGCACAGAAAGCAAGAGAATTGCTTGACAAGAGATTAGAAGAATTGACACAAGGAGACCCTCCCAAAAGATACCGAGTACGTGCAAAGATGACTGTTGCTATCAAAGACGATGCAGATCATTTTCGTGTTTGGCTTCCATTTCCAAAAGAAGAGCTTCAGGTTTGTGATGTAAAACTTGTTTCAACAAGCCAAAAAGACTATTTTCTTGCAGACAACAAGGTTTCACAGAGAACTATTTATTTTGAGGGCAAAGAAAAAGAATACTTTGTTGAGTTCGAGTACACTATAAATGAGTGGATAAACAAGGTTGATCCAGAAAAGGTTGAAGAAAATGATTTGGACGAATTTCTTGGTGAACAGCCACCTCATGTGGTGTTCACGCCATACCTGAAACTTTTAACCAACCAAGTAGTTGCTGGTGAGAACAATCCTTATTTAAAAGCGAAGAGAATCTTTGATTGGATTACAAACCATGTTAAATATTCTTATGTTCGACCATACGCAACTTACGAGAACATATCACAATATGTTGCAGAAAACTTGAAAGGAGACTGTGGTTTTCAGGCTCTGCTTTTCATTACTATGTGCCGAATTGCTGGAATACCTGCACGATGGCAATCTGGCTGGTACATAAATCCCCTTATGGCTTCTCCACACGACTGGGCACTGTTCTACGTCAAGCCTTATGGTTGGCTTCCGGCAGACCTTTCATTTGGTGGGGCAAGACGGGAGAACGAAAAACTTCGCAGTTTCTATTTTGGCAACTTAGATGGTTTTAGGATGGTTGCAAACTCAGATTTTATGAAAGATTTTGAGCCGAAACCAAATTTCCTGCGATTTGATCCTACAGATAATCAGCTTGGTGAGGCTGAATCCTTATCTGGGAAAGTTAAAATTGAAAGCAAGATTGAGGTAATCTCTTTTGAAGAAATCTGAAAAGAGGAGGGACAAAATTACAAATGAGCAAGATAGCAAATGTCAAGTTCGATGTCAAACACTACAAATATGACAAGCCTTTTCACATCACTGGAAGCATATCTTCTGAGACAACAAACGTGGAAGTTAGAAATCTGGAATAAGCGATGCTCTCTCTATTATCGAGCTTGCAAGGAGTGCTAACCTCAGATTAATGATAGTGTGTATGTCCGAATCAAGCCTCGGGATTAACCAGAGTGTTCACTTTGCCCTGGGAACTGGAGCATTTTACTTCCATGACCTTGACAGTCATCTGATGCTGAAAGAGCCAGAGTTCAGAGGAAAATTTATTCAAAATGGAGCTAAGATGATTGGGTATTAAGTTATAATCTCAGTATTGACACCTCAAAAATTGTAGTATAAAATAAAAGTGTACTAAATCAGTATACTTTAATTTGGCAAGGGTGAGTAAATGAGACTTACGCAAGCATCCGACTATGCGCTCAGAATAGTGCTTCACCTTTCAAAGAAAAAAGGAATGGTAGTTGAGGCAGACACTATCTCAGAAGAAGAAAAGATTCCCAAAAGATTTTTGTTGAAAATATGTAGGGATTTGATAAAGGCAGGGATTATAGAATCCGCACGAGGTAAAAATGGAGGTTATATCCTTGCTAAAAATCCTGAAGACATAACAATGAAAGATGTGATACTGGCAGTAGAAGGTACCTTGGCTTTGAACAGGTGCCAGATAGACCCTTCTGCTTGTAGTAAAAGAGCTACTGGATATTGCGCTGTGCACAAGGCTTTTTCTTCAGTGATGAAGACTGTTGCGAAGGAGTTTGAAAAGTATAACTTTGCTGAGCTTGCAAAAATGGATGGAAACTAATTTCAGTTTCCATCTTTATTTTGTAGACAAAAGTATACTAAAATAGTATACTTTCAAAATACAAAAAATCAATTAATATTGCGGGAGGTAATGGAGCTATGGAGATTTGCACATTCTGTGAGACAGCTGATAAACGATTAGGGGAATTTATAAAAAGTAAAGAAGATTTGGAGACTTCTTTTAATCGCAAACCACGACAAAGTGTAAAATGCGGGTTTGGTCTTCAGGGAATTTGCTGCAGGTTGTGTGCAAATGGACCGTGTAGGATTACGCCAACTCAAAAAAGAGGGGTTTGCGGAGCCGATGCAGATACAATTGTTGCGAGAAATTTTCTAAGGGCAGTTGCAGCAGGAGCTGGCTGTTACTTGCACGTGGTAGAAAATGTTGCTCATAATCTTAAAAAGATGGCTGAAAATCAAATAGATGTACCATTTAAAGGTCAAAAGACGCTCCATGCACTTGCAGATAAACTTGGTATCCATGGACAAGATGATAGAGAAATAGCTTTGCAACTTGCTGAAAAGGTATTATCTGACCTTTACAAACCCAGATGGGATGAGATGGAACTGGTAAAGTACATGGCACCAGC
This window encodes:
- a CDS encoding ISNCY-like element ISCahy1 family transposase — encoded protein: MFNTKPKQLSFIDLFSHLKASALYKPESLLGLFNKFIDLSHYIPSSFYNAYYKYFGKHRYFSLESMLCCFLVQKLLKLNTLTQLRAVLLNSFELRSFCNLHGNVPSISTLSRFRKIFASEIHKLFQNISIHAHNISIQQCPQDSSILIFDTTGIVPKVRENNPKFIHLLLKNTSKANPELPSEKVYSLVYSSLPKTANANSNIRLMFVNGHFCWALKFAVITNAIGIPLALVPLFNYDSPSSDPQEAKAISDSKGLIPSLETLFSYIPKNFSTFIADSALDSHNIYSTLKNTFNFSKIVIPLNTRASKNTTPTLDPNIVISEDGIPICKKFNKPFKPEGKCQGKNRSLRLKWTCPMSQYKDGKRICSCPQPCTTSKSGRMFYTYPDNFRSFPGINRNSQEFFDLYKKRVAVEQTIYHLKSYMGSDTISTYDHISIFSDFLLSAITFSLLFILAHNIKLYCSKLTIKKLNKLKKLIA
- a CDS encoding SPL family radical SAM protein, with product MTSSEKSFLAKNFSHVYVEKAVLSHPVTIKILENLRRSQIVKIDNYKEVFCRARQNYSLQEKSKKLILAKKWGEFLYPGPSICHNFGYSNFFYTSNILNCICSCEYCFLKGMYSSANIVAFVNIEDYFKEIDAVLKNKPLYLSVSYETDLLALEKIVPFSSAWIEYAASKQNLTIEIRTKSTNFQALENLKPQDNVILAWTLSPQEIIEKFEHGTPSLSSRLSAIKKATENGWKVRLCFDPILYIEDWKSIYEKFLRQVFGELNPDKIVDISVGVFRIPKDYLKRMKKVFANEITSFPYEESQNIYTYPKELKEEMINTILLILGNFAPSSKIFVI
- a CDS encoding 5'-methylthioadenosine/S-adenosylhomocysteine nucleosidase family protein translates to MIYIVTAFHAEAKALIEHFGLKKLYEPSKFQIFSGNDILLIESKEGIVKSSIATTFALTKFGAGSKDIALNIGICGAVENAFSKGDVILCNKIINHHSKKAFYPDILIQHSMKEASLESFMHPVKKDSLPLEIEGDTVDMEGAGFFEAASIFLPLHNVHCIKIVYDFLDFEKINLAEIENLIKQSIPHIESLINSLLKLNFEFCNNTPEIDNIPLLVNKLKNSLHLTTYMTNELESLLKDYIIRHKKLPDFIFEFFEVQINSKKEGKNYFDKLRKILLS
- a CDS encoding transglutaminase-like domain-containing protein, which produces MDFLVCKIPEEIEREEKLGNFCLALRLIDRWLADERITEVQRKRLMYEKNRINRILESYPFYEETALKKAMELIDSFSREEFYHLLSEGYLDYIVIEGKRRFEERFVHNIAFALPSYRERLKKDPVAQKARELLDKRLEELTQGDPPKRYRVRAKMTVAIKDDADHFRVWLPFPKEELQVCDVKLVSTSQKDYFLADNKVSQRTIYFEGKEKEYFVEFEYTINEWINKVDPEKVEENDLDEFLGEQPPHVVFTPYLKLLTNQVVAGENNPYLKAKRIFDWITNHVKYSYVRPYATYENISQYVAENLKGDCGFQALLFITMCRIAGIPARWQSGWYINPLMASPHDWALFYVKPYGWLPADLSFGGARRENEKLRSFYFGNLDGFRMVANSDFMKDFEPKPNFLRFDPTDNQLGEAESLSGKVKIESKIEVISFEEI
- a CDS encoding RrF2 family transcriptional regulator — translated: MRLTQASDYALRIVLHLSKKKGMVVEADTISEEEKIPKRFLLKICRDLIKAGIIESARGKNGGYILAKNPEDITMKDVILAVEGTLALNRCQIDPSACSKRATGYCAVHKAFSSVMKTVAKEFEKYNFAELAKMDGN